The Anoplopoma fimbria isolate UVic2021 breed Golden Eagle Sablefish chromosome 5, Afim_UVic_2022, whole genome shotgun sequence genome contains a region encoding:
- the patl2 gene encoding protein PAT1 homolog 2, whose translation MSDTEQQKEAENVPQWPENGEDWSDGEDATNMDCGLLQAMAEEDEEINVHNDETFGMDLDAQGTAEDPSSGLLQFGEPQPPTPTPPPTPPPDPKPSPRHSSCSPPRQRPQYVPRAPPGQRGRVRGQRGALGRGQMFEDPAVMRMVEGRPSLKTLDSAIVDLGNAMYQKTLEDDYMSPSCRKTRRISGSILQDSAVVCVIDGRRGQPLTSNFLDFPYPVSSFRGRRGEPRGLYARRQFGQRSPTQIHASMAPGSPIFSRQPLTPRQHYQIGGFMFPTNRPCPSTPQSLTPKMMQLRFGANSPRPSPFYSPSSNPMQHFRYPGPVTQLHPQHKRLLSQKQRIFQRKSEDWDPYCNLMTAKEKEWITRLQMIQLQSENPYHEDYYYQEYYRRIEAKIAEEELGIRSKREPPKLTTPYITKTEVYAPVVHIEGSLGQVAVSTCYSPRRAISAVHAVQAHGPLEEQKDIRRQRLEVFSKIEKLFGVLLEVEEAERMKSNVLSEAEERILMEKSQGKVEHIYSQLQRHNPLDSGVEFLPFLLVSKGKKLLARLLPFLKHETALKILSIVTSNLPTLMSRDPEEALPVLYPTLRNVIGGLSFSQLIVVLKNLTTPESLSTYESLKLACQNKFGLSLLYALLSQGEKLLSSGVPLEPSIGDFETWTDTIFLVAGQLSQCSLVEPLLLPSNLLTLFCRYLDKRTVHQLKSNMESATGFVALPS comes from the exons aTGAGTGATACAGAACAGCAAAAA GAGGCTGAAAACGTGCCTCAGTGGCCTGAGAATGGAGAGGACTGGAGTGATGGAGAGGATGCCACCAATATGGACTGTGGGCTTCTGCAGGCCATGgctgaggaagatgaggagatAAACGTCCACAACGACGAGACGTTTGGAATGG ATCTAGATGCACAAGGGACCGCTGAGGACCCGAGCAGCGGTCTCCTTCAGTTTGGTGAACCGCAGCCTCCAACACCAACTCCACCACCAACACCTCCACCTGACCCCAAGCCATCACCCCGCCACAGCTCCTGCTCCCCTCCCAGACAGAGGCCACAGTATGTGCCCCGGGCTCCCCCAGGGCAGCGTGGCAGAGTCAGGGGGCAGAGAGGAGCGCTGGGCAGGGGCCAGATGTTTGAAGACCCAGCTGTGATGAGGATGGTGGAGGGGCGGCCAAGCCTCAAG aCTCTTGACAGTGCCATAGTGGACCTTGGGAATGCCATGTACCAGAAGACCTTAGAGGATGAT tacATGTCACCCTCCTGCAGAAAGACTAGAAGAATCTCAGGATCAATACTTCAG GACAGTGCTGTAGTGTGTGTGATTGATGGTCGCAGAGGTCAACCCCTGACCTCCAACTTCCTGGATTTTCCATATCCTGTCTCTTCCTTCAGGGGCAGGAGAGGGGAGCCCAGAGGCTTGTACGCCAGAAGACAGTTTGGCCAAAGAAGCCCAACTCAG ATTCATGCATCCATGGCTCCAGGATCACCCATCTTCTCACGTCAACCGTTAACCCCACGGCAACACTATCAG ATAGGGGGCTTCATGTTTCCTACAAACCGGCCTTGCCCCTCCACTCCTCAGTCTCTGACTCCTAAGATGATGCAGCTTCGCTTTGGTGCCAACTCACCAAGGCCGTCCCCCTTTTACAGCCCCTCGTCTAATCCCATGCAGCATTTCAG GTACCCCGGGCCCGTCACCCAGCTCCACCCCCAACATAAACGACTTCTTAGTCAAAAACAACGCATATTCCAAAG AAAATCGGAGGACTGGGATCCTTACTGTAATCTCATGACGGCCAAAGAGAAGGAGTGGATCACAAGGCTGCAGATGATTCAGTTGCAAAGTGAGAATCCATACCATGAGGACTACTATTACcag GAGTACTATCGGCGGATAGAAGCGAAGATAGCAGAGGAAGAGCTGGGCATCAGGAGCAAGAGGGAGCCACCCAAGCTCACCACGCCTTACATCACAAAAACTGAAGTCTACGCACCAG TGGTGCACATTGAAGGCTCTCTGGGTCAAGTTGCTGTGTCCACGTGTTACTCTCCTCGGCGGGCCATCAGTGCAGTTCATGCAGTCCAAGCTCACGGTCCACTTGAG GAACAAAAAGATATCAGACGACAGCGGTTAGAGGTCTTCAGCAAAATAGAAAAG TTGTTCGGTGTTCTGTTGGAGGTTGAGGAGGCGGAGAGGATGAAAAGTAACGTTTTGTCTGAAGCAGAAGAAAGAATATTGATGGAGAAATCACAGGGGAAAGTGGAGCATATCTACTCCCAGCTGCAACGTCACAATCCCCT CGATTCAGGAGTGGAGTTTCTTCCTTTCCTGCTGGTCTCAAAAGGCAAAAAGCTACTTGCCCGTTTGCTCCCGTTTTTGAAACATGAAACTGCACTGAAGATCTTGAGCATCGTGACCTCTAACCTTCCTACGCTGATGAGCAGAGATCCAGAAGAG gcccTTCCAGTGCTCTACCCGACTCTTCGAAATGTGATTGGAGGCCTGTCGTTCAGTCAGCTAATTGTTGTCCTCAAAAATCTGACGACACCTGAGTCTCTATCGACATACGAGTCGCTCAAGCTGGCATGTCAGAACAAG tttGGACTGTCCCTGCTGTATGCTCTACTGTCCCAAGGAGAGAAGCTGTTGTCCTCAGGTGTCCCATTAGAGCCAAGCATCGGCGACTTTGAGACTTG GACCGACACAATATTCCTGGTGGCGGGACAGCTGTCCCAGTGTTCACTGGTGGAGCCGCTCCTCCTGCCCTCAAACCTGCTCACTCTCTTCTGCCGTTACCTGGACAAGCGCACTGTGCATCAGCTGAAAAGCAACATGGA GTCTGCAACTGGATTCGTGGCTCTTCCGTCTTAA